Proteins encoded together in one Prunus dulcis chromosome 3, ALMONDv2, whole genome shotgun sequence window:
- the LOC117623254 gene encoding putative glucose-6-phosphate 1-epimerase, giving the protein MPLNLVHDGNGFSRIILTEPTGSSAEVLLYGGQVVSWKNERREELLFMSSKAIWKPPKAIRGGIPVCFPQFGNLGSLEQHGFARNRLWSLDNDPSPLPPTNNQSSVDLILKSAEEDLKTWPRSFELRLRISLSAGKLTLIPRVRNTDSKAFSFTFALSNYLSVSDISEVRVEGLETLDYFDNLARRERFTEQADAITFDGEVNRVYLDTPTKIAMIDHEKKRTFVLRKDGMPDAVVWNPWDKKTKTVPDLGVEDYKTMLCVDSAAIETPIVLKPFEEWKGRQELSTVSSSYCSGQLDPRKVLHGFH; this is encoded by the exons ATGCCGTTGAATTTAGTACATGATGGTAATGGATTTTCCCGAATCATACTCACGGAGCCAACTGGGTCTTCAGCAGAG GTGCTTCTGTATGGTGGGCAGGTTGTTTCGTGGAAGAACGAAAGACGAGAAGAACTGCTCTTTATGAGTAGCAAG GCTATTTGGAAACCACCTAAAGCCATCAGGGGAGGCATACCTGTCTGCTTTCCACAG TTTGGAAATCTTGGTTCACTGGAGCAGCACGGATTCGCAAGGAACAGATTGTGGTCACTAGATAATGACCCCTCACCTTTGCCTCCAACTAACAATCAGTCATCAGTGGATTTGATCTTGAAGTCTGCTGAAGAGGATCTGAAGACCTGGCCACGTAG CTTTGAGTTGCGGCTTCGTATTTCTCTCAGTGCTGGCAAGCTCACTTTGATTCCCCGCGTTAGAAATACGGATAGCAAGGCGTTCTCCTTTACCTTTGCTCTGAGTAACTACTTGTCTGTATCAGATATCAG TGAAGTGCGTGTTGAGGGCTTGGAGACACTTGATTATTTCGACAATCTGGCTCGTAGAGAAAGGTTCACGGAGCAGGCAGATGCTATTACCTTTGATGGCGAG GTCAACAGAGTGTATTTGGACACCCCAACTAAGATAGCCATGATAGACcatgagaagaagagaacgTTTGTTCTGCGGAAGGATGGCATGCCAGATGCAG TTGTCTGGAACCCTTGGGACAAAAAGACCAAGACTGTCCCTGATTTGGGGGTTGAGGACTACAAAACCATGTTATGTGTAGATTCTGCAGCCATCGAAACCCCAATTGTGTTGAAGCCTTTCGAAGAGTGGAAAGGCCGTCAAGAACTCTCTACTGTTTCATCAAGCTATTGCAGTGGGCAGTTGGATCCTCGCAAGGTGCTTCATGGCTTTCACTAA